One Bombina bombina isolate aBomBom1 chromosome 5, aBomBom1.pri, whole genome shotgun sequence DNA segment encodes these proteins:
- the LOC128660118 gene encoding 5-beta-cholestane-3-alpha,7-alpha-diol 12-alpha-hydroxylase, with translation MWVCECSLKTCSSKMALLLSILLALLASVLGGLYLLGMFRKRAPNEPPLDKGTIPWLGYALDFRNNTATFLQKMQKKHGDVFTVQIAGYFFTFVMDPLSFGPIVKEARSKLDFEQFAKELVARVFGYHSGTNDHKLLEKSSTKHLMGDGLVLMTQAMMENLQNLMLHDIGSGNGERKWHQDGLFNYSYNIVFRAGYLALFGNEPSKSKGSKENARTYDREHSEELFNEFRKYDRLFPRLAYAVLPPKDKLEAERLKRLFWNMLSVNKTMQKENISGWISDQYQHRAENGMPEYMQDRFMFLLLWASQGNTGPACFWLLLYLMKHPEAMQAVREEVEKVIRETGQEVKPGGPLLNLTRDMLLKTPVLDSAVEETLRLTAAPVLIRAVKENMNIKMANGKEYAIRKGDRVALFPYIAVQMDPEVHPDPEQFKYDRFLNPDGTKKTEFSKGGKKLKYFTMPWGAGTTICPGRFFAVNELKQFVFLVLTYFEFELVNPKEEIPGIDANRWGFGSMQPTYDVQFKYRLRY, from the exons atgtgggtctgtgaatgttctttaaagacttgtt cATCCAAAATGGCTCTGTTGCTGTCAATTTTGTTGGCTCTGTTGGCTTCAGTACTTGGTGGTCTGTACCTCCTAGGAATGTTTCGGAAGAGAGCTCCAAATGAACCTCCCCTGGACAAAGGTACCATCCCATGGTTGGGGTATGCACTCGACTTCAGAAACAACACAGCAACATTTTTGCAAAAGATGCAGAAAAAACATGGAGACGTTTTCACTGTTCAGATTGCAGGTTACTTCTTCACATTTGTGATGGATCCTCTCTCTTTTGGGCCTATTGTGAAGGAAGCCAGATCTAAGTTGGATTTTGAACAGTTTGCTAAGGAGTTGGTTGCTAGGGTCTTCGGTTACCATTCTGGTACCAATGATCACAAACTACTAGAGAAATCAAGCACAAAACATCTCATGGGTGATGGACTGGTGCTCATGACCCAGGCTATGATGGAGAACCTGCAAAACCTAATGCTTCATGATATTGGCAGTGGAAATGGAGAGAGGAAATGGCATCAGGATGGACTCTTTAACTACAGTTATAATATTGTGTTCAGAGCTGGTTACCTTGCTTTATTTGGTAATGAGCCGTCTAAAAGTAAAGGCAGCAAAGAAAACGCTAGAACCTATGATCGAGAACACTCAGAAGAATTATTTAATGAGTTCAGAAAGTACGACCGATTGTTCCCACGGTTAGCGTATGCTGTTCTTCCACCAAAAGATAAATTAGAAGCAGAGCGCTTAAAGAGGCTGTTCTGGAACATGCTGTCTGTAAACAAAACCATGCAGAAAGAGAATATCAGTGGCTGGATCTCTGACCAGTATCAGCACAGAGCAGAAAATGGGATGCCAGAATATATGCAAGACAGGTTCATGTTTTTGCTCCTGTGGGCTTCTCAAGGTAACACCGGACCTGCTTGCTTCTGGCTTCTCCTATATTTAATGAAGCACCCAGAAGCCATGCAAGCAGTGCGTGAAGAGGTAGAAAAAGTTATTCGGGAAACAGGGCAAGAAGTAAAGCCAGGTGGTCCTCTCCTTAACCTCACAAGAGATATGCTCCTCAAGACTCCTGTTCTAGACAGTGCGGTGGAAGAGACCCTTCGGCTGACAGCTGCACCTGTTCTTATTAGAGCAGTAAAAGAGAACATGAATATCAAGATGGCAAATGGGAAAGAATATGCCATTAGAAAAGGAGACAGAGTTGCCCTTTTCCCGTATATAGCTGTTCAAATGGATCCTGAAGTTCACCCAGATCCTGAACAGTTCAAGTACGACCGATTCCTCAATCCAGACggcacaaaaaaaacagaattctcaAAGGGTGGAAAGAAGTTGAAATATTTTACTATGCCTTGGGGAGCTGGGACCACAATTTGCCCAGGTCGATTTTTTGCTGtaaatgaactgaaacagtttgtATTCCTGGTGTTGACATATTTTGAGTTTGAGCTGGTGAATCCAAAAGAAGAGATTCCAGGCATTGATGCAAACCGTTGGGGCTTTGGTTCCATGCAGCCAACCTATGACGTCCAATTTAAGTACCGGCTACGTTATTAG